In the genome of Cryptomeria japonica chromosome 8, Sugi_1.0, whole genome shotgun sequence, one region contains:
- the LOC131037364 gene encoding uncharacterized protein LOC131037364 gives MCFSAAWWASFGDEIPNLRWMAVRILSQPCSSSACERNWSVFEHIHSKKRNRLSQQRLNDLVFVHHNLRLKIRKAQGTIEECLPIDLDEIYPECELIAADDADDDDDDVDDDYVVADRPLVSEDFDIMRQANFRPEWVEGIRTGSCPGASSSGPPAL, from the exons atgtgtttttcagctgcatggtgggcttcttttggagatgaaataccaaatttaaggtggatggcggtgcgtattttgagccaaccatgtagctcatcagcttgtgagcgtaattggagtgtgtttgaacacatacattctaagaaacgcaaccgcctatcacaacaacggctgaatgacttggtatttgttcatcacaacctccgcttgaagataaggaaagctcaag GAACTATTGAGGAATGCTTGCCAATTGACCTCGATGAGATATATCCAGAGTGCGAGTTGATTGCtgctgatgatgctgatgatgatgatgatgatgttgatgatgattatgttGTTGCTGATCGTCCGCTTGTgtctgaagattttgatatcatgaGGCAAGCCAACTTTCGTCCTGAATGGGTTGAAGGAATTAGGACAGGCTCTTGCCCAGGAGCTTCATCATCAGGGCCTCCtgccctctag